A window from Solanum stenotomum isolate F172 chromosome 7, ASM1918654v1, whole genome shotgun sequence encodes these proteins:
- the LOC125871786 gene encoding ferritin-3, chloroplastic-like — protein MAVSAITTLMTPLKTSSLSFSSVSNVVFPKKQYFKLCATSDVSLTGVVFEPFDEVNKDEFMVPITPHTSLARQRYADECEGAINEQINVEYNISYVYHAMFAYFDRDNVALKGLAKFFKESSEEEKEHAEKLMHYQNIRGGRVKLHSIMMPPSEFDHVDKGDALYAMELALSLEKLTKEKLLTLHSVADRNNDSEMQDFVEREFLAEQVEAIKKIAEYVSQLRRVGKGHGVWHFDQMLLH, from the exons ATGGCAGTTTCAGCTATTACTACTCTTATGACTCCATTGAAAACTTCATCGTTATCTTTTTCTTCTGTTTCAAATGTTGTTTTTCCTAAGAAACAATACTTTAAACTTTGTGCAACATCTGATGTTTCACTTACTGGTGTGGTGTTTGAGCCATTTGATGAAGTTAACAAGGATGAATTTATGGTTCCTATCACACCACACACTTCACTTGCTCGACAGAGGTACGCGGACGAATGTGAAGGTGCTATCAATGAGCAGATCAA TGTGGAGTACAACATTTCGTATGTATACCACGCCATGTTCGCCTACTTTGACAGGGACAACGTAGCTCTAAAAGGCCTCGCAAA ATTCTTCAAGGAGTCaagtgaagaagaaaaggaacaTGCTGAGAAGTTAATGCATTATCAG AACATCCGAGGAGGAAGAGTGAAGCTACATTCTATTATGATGCCTCCCTCTGAATTTGATCATGTTGATAAGGGAGACGCGTTGTATG CAATGGAACTGGCATTGTCCTTGGAGAAGTTAACAAAGGAGAAACTTTTGACCCTGCATAGC GTGGCTGATCGAAACAATGACTCCGAAATGCAAGATTTTGTTGAACGCGAATTTTTGGCCGAGCAG GTTGAGGCTATTAAGAAAATTGCAGAATATGTAAGCCAGCTAAGGAGGGTTGGAAAAGGACATG GAGTGTGGCACTTTGATCAGATGCTTTTACATTAA
- the LOC125869978 gene encoding uncharacterized protein LOC125869978, translating into MRDILAITNEFNESLQKKEQDIANDILLVKVVKKRVQDLRNEGCDSLIENVSAFCVKYDISIPNFDEFYVNFERSRRKVDEYTISHHYRMKVFFKIIDWQLQELNDRFNEVRTYLLIGVARLNPVDSFSSFNIKNILRMTELYPDDFAKNVMVTLRNQLAYIVDVCDVDKRFSNLKGLGDISEMLVKVKKHLNYPLVFRLIKFVLLLPIATATVERAFSAMKLIKSEL; encoded by the coding sequence ATGAGAGATATTTTAGCGATCAcaaatgagtttaatgaatctttacaaaagaaagaacaagaTATTGCAAATGACATTCTACTTGTTAAAGTGGTGAAGAAACGAGTGCAAGATTTAAGGAATGAAGGATGTGATTCACTTATCGAGAATGTGTCTGCATTTTGTGTCAAGTATGATATTTCGATACCTAATTTTGATGAGTTCTATGTTAATTTTGAAAGATCTCGACGTAAAGTTGATGAGTATACTATCTCACATCACTATCGtatgaaagtattttttaaGATTATTGATTGGCAGCTTCAAGAACTCAATGATCGTTTTAATGAGGTTAGAACATATTTGCTTATTGGAGTTGCTCGCTTGAATCCAGTTGACTCATTTTCTAGTTTTAACATCAAGAACATATTGAGAATGACTGAATTATATCCTGATGATTTTGCTAAAAATGTAATGGTTACTCTTAGGAATCAGCTAGCTTATATAGTTGATGTCTGTGATGTTGATAAAAGGTTCTCCAACTTAAAAGGGCTTGGCGATATTTCTGAAATGCTAGTTAAGGTAAAGAAGCATTTAAATTATCCTCTTGTGTTTCGCCTTATAAAATTTGTGTTGCTCCTGCCAATTGCTACTGCTACAGTTGAAAGAGCTTTCTCGGCAATGAAGTTGATCAAGAGTGAATTGTGA